The proteins below come from a single Mya arenaria isolate MELC-2E11 chromosome 6, ASM2691426v1 genomic window:
- the LOC128237825 gene encoding adhesive plaque matrix protein-like produces the protein METTTYDVASSEHSSHSTSESMQHSTSKSTLEDIQSTSMKEPTTFTTKSATQTTLIASHETLSHSRSSSSKPSQETTTHKSYQTTVEEELTKERTTHSSYQTTSMTSVKDDTTQQSTTRPSYPITTIKEQTEETTSRPPYPTTSKEEQTEETTSRPSYPTTSKEEQTEKPTSRPSYPTTSKEEQTEETTTHPSYPTTSKEEQTEVTTTHPSYPTTSKEEQTEETTTRPSYPTTSKEEQTEETTSHPSYPTTSKEEQTDETTSRPSYPTTSKEEQTEETTTHPSYPTTSKEEQTEVTTTHPSYPTTSKEEQTEETTTHPSYPTTSKEEQTEVTTTHPSYPTTSKEEQTEETTTRPSYPTTSKEEQTEETTSHPSYPTTSKEEQTDETTSRPSYPTTSKEEQTEETTTHPSYPTTSKEEQTEVTTTHPSYPTTSKEEQTEETTTHPSYPTTSKEEQTEVTTTHPSYPTTSKEEQTEKTTTHPSYLTTFQEEQTEETTTHPSYPTTSKEEQTEETTSRPSYPTTSKEEQTEVTTTRPSYPTTSKEEQTEETTTHPSYPTTSKEEQTEGTISRPSYPTTSKWEQAGETTIHPPYPTTIQDEQTEGTTTRPSYPTTSQEEQTEGTTSRPSYPTTSKEEQTVETTTHPSYPTTSKEEQTEVTTTRPSYPTTSKEEQTEVTTTRPSYPTTSKDEQTEGTTTHTSYPSTSKEELTEQTTTNSSHPTESMTSTKEVNNITTLTNPTIIWQTTTPTTPNVDTSTGTATTILPVTITTSSIFTTSESTDFKPTTTYQSIAASTATAHGSIMHTSTTTGQNELSVTQQNTTQLQTTMSEGTTLKEITTRMTVLQGTSDNFTVSATTQSELTTENSTVTGFANFTTEMSGASAQNKDDGESFPLWATVVFAVFGATLVIAFLLLVLLIRGKKTRERTENVEEKFTFNSGSSSPLQFYDLRHSQPRKTVDTYIPRTDHRYDYRRYSNRKPNFNYC, from the exons ATGGAAACAACGACATATGACGTTGCGAGTAGTGAACATTCTTCCCATAGTACATCTGAATCAATGCAACATTCAACTTCAAAAAGCACACTGGAAGACATCCAATCTACGTCGATGAAAGAACCTACAACATTTACGACAAAGTCGGCTACACAAACCACGTTGATTGCGTCCCACGAAACGTTATCTCACAGTCGTAGCAGTTCTTCGAAACCATCGCAAGAAACAACAACTCACAAGTCATATCAAACAACTGTTGAAGAAGAACTAACAAAAGAAAGAACAACTCATTCGTCATATCAAACAACATCAATGACATCAGTTAAAGACGACACAACACAACAATCAACAACTCGTCCATCATATCCAATAACAACTATAAAGGAACAAACAGAAGAAACGACATCTCGCCCGCCATATCCAACAACATCGAAAGAGGAACAAACAGAAGAAACGACATCTCGCCCATCATATCCAACAACATCGAAAGAGGAACAAACAGAAAAACCAACATCTCGCCCATCATATCCAACAACATCAAAAGAGGAACAAACAGAGGAAACGACAACTCACCCGTCATATCCAACAACATCTAAAGAGGAACAAACGGAGGTAACGACAACTCACCCGTCATATCCAACAACATCTAAAGAGGAACAAACGGAGGAAACGACAACTCGCCCGTCATATCCCACAACATCTAAAGAGGAACAAACGGAGGAAACGACATCTCACCCGTCATATCCAACAACATCTAAAGAGGAACAAACAGACGAAACGACATCTCGCCCGTCATATCCAACAACATCTAAAGAGGAACAAACAGAGGAAACGACAACTCACCCGTCATATCCAACAACATCTAAAGAGGAACAAACAGAGGTAACGACAACTCACCCATCATATCCAACAACATCTAAAGAGGAACAAACAGAGGAAACGACAACTCACCCGTCATATCCAACAACATCTAAAGAGGAACAAACGGAGGTAACGACAACTCACCCGTCATATCCAACAACGTCTAAAGAGGAACAAACGGAGGAAACGACAACTCGCCCGTCATATCCCACAACATCTAAAGAGGAACAAACGGAGGAAACGACATCTCACCCGTCATATCCAACAACATCTAAAGAGGAACAAACAGACGAAACGACATCTCGCCCGTCATATCCAACAACATCTAAAGAGGAACAAACAGAGGAAACGACAACTCACCCGTCATATCCAACAACATCTAAAGAGGAACAAACAGAGGTAACGACAACTCACCCATCATATCCAACAACATCTAAAGAGGAACAAACAGAGGAAACGACAACTCACCCGTCATATCCAACAACATCTAAAGAGGAACAAACGGAGGTAACGACAACTCACCCGTCATATCCAACAACGTCTAAAGAGGAACAAACGGAGAAAACGACAACTCACCCGTCATATCTAACAACATTTCAAGAGGAACAAACGGAGGAAACGACAACTCACCCGTCATATCCCACAACATCTAAAGAGGAACAAACGGAGGAAACGACATCTCGCCCGTCATATCCCACAACATCTAAAGAGGAACAAACGGAGGTAACGACAACTCGCCCGTCATATCCAACAACATCTAAAGAGGAACAAACGGAGGAAACAACAACTCACCCATCATATCCAACAACATCTAAAGAGGAACAAACGGAGGGAACGATATCTCGCCCGTCATATCCAACAACATCTAAATGGGAACAAGCGGGGGAAACAACAATTCACCCACCATATCCAACAACAATTCAAGATGAACAAACGGAGGGAACAACAACTCGCCCATCATATCCAACAACATCTCAAGAGGAACAGACGGAGGGAACAACATCTCGCCCGTCATATCCAACAACATCTAAAGAGGAACAAACGGTGGAAACGACAACTCACCCGTCATATCCAACAACATCTAAAGAGGAACAAACGGAGGTAACGACAACTCGCCCGTCATATCCAACAACATCTAAAGAGGAACAAACGGAGGTAACGACAACTCGCCCGTCATATCCCACAACATCTAAAGATGAACAAACGGAGGGAACGACAACTCACACGTCATATCCATCAACATCTAAAGAGGAACTTACCGAGCAAACAACAACTAATTCGTCTCATCCAACAGAATCAATGACCTCAACAAAGGAAGTCAACAATATTACAACCTTAACCAATCCAACCATCATATGGCAAACAACGACTCCAACAACTCCAAATGTTGACACAAGTACCGGCACTGCAACTACCATATTACCTGTAACAATAACTACATCTTCAATCTTTACTACATCAGAGAGTACGGATTTCAAACCCACGACGACTTATCAGTCAATAGCAGCATCAACAGCTACAGCACATGGCTCAATCATGCACACAAGCACAACAACGGGACAAAACGAACTTTCAGTAACTCAGCAAAACACTACACAATTACAGACAACAATGTCCGAAGGCACAACTCTGAAGGAAATAACGACGAGGATGACAGTGCTCCAAGGTACTTCAGATAATTTCACAGTGAGTGCAACGACCCAGTCAGAGTTAACGACGGAGAACAGTACAGTGACGGGATTTGCAAATTTCACAACAGAAATGTCTGGCGCATCTGCACAAAATAAAG ACGATGGAGAAAGTTTTCCTCTTTGGGCGACAGTCGTATTCGCAGTTTTCGGGGCAACATTAGTTATAGCATTCTTGCTGTTGGTTCTATTAATTAG GGGCAAGAAGACTAGGGAGAGGACCGAAAATGTCGAGGAGAAGTTCACTTTCAACAGTGGAAGTTCATCTCCATTACAGTTCTACGATCTACGGCACTCGCAACCACGGAAGACAGTTGATACCTATATACCAAGGACCGACCATCGTTACGATTACAGGAGATATAGTAACAGAAAGCCGAACTTTAATTATTGTTAG
- the LOC128237826 gene encoding uncharacterized protein LOC128237826, protein MAAVQGQPQVLKFKEQWVEGDQQAWNHFNNGDPSTTNHVEGWHHKINNQMKNCHPNIYILLDIIKKEQAANEAKISQHANGGKQRPRKRVYRQLEERLVRLKDQLSIGEMDTMSYVDAVSR, encoded by the exons ATGGCTGCTGTTCAGGGCCAAC CGCAAGTGCTAAAGTTCAAGGAGCAGTGGGTAGAAGGAGACCAGCAAGCCTGGAACCACTTCAACAACGGCGACCCTAGTACGACAAACCATGTGGAGGGGTGGCACCACAAAATTAACAATCAAATGAAGAACTGTCATCCCAACATCTACATCCTCCTAGACATCATCAAAAAGGAACAGGCAGCAAATGAGGCCAAAATATCTCAGCATGCTAATGGTGGTAAACAGCGCCCACGAAAGCGAGTATACCGCCAACTTGAAGAAAGGCTCGTCCGCCTTAAGGACCAACTGAGTATAGGTGAGATGGACACTATGTCCTATGTTGATGCTGTCTCACGCTAA